In Corylus avellana chromosome ca8, CavTom2PMs-1.0, the genomic stretch TGTACTGTGGTCCCGCAGTGTACATCCTCACTTacagacaagagcgtacgtacggtggtccctgGGCGTACGTCCGGTGAAAAAGTctaaaattcccaaaatgctCTTCTAGCTGttcttagtgacccaaagttcaaattaaccctctaactaagctacctaagcttaattaattatttgggtcactacaaagAGTATATGGGACAGTGGCGGTGATACGCTTAGTGAGATGATTGGGATTCTTCACttgatttatcttctttaaGAGTAGACCttgatgtttaatttttaatttaggattTAAACTTGGTTTGTGATATTTAGCCATTAGACTTGTGTGATCGGTCTGACACCGGGGCTTTGTTGATTATCTTTATCTTGTGATGTTTTCTTAGTTTGTTTGCCAAGTGTATATCATTGTGGATATACATTTATAGCTTCAAagtattagatttttttttttttttttttgccttgtAAGAACTCTGATAAGGGCGAAAGACTCCCTGGTTTTATTAAGAATTTGACAAGAAAGTGTATGTTGAgataattaccagttaattatttttttttgggtattacaCTGATAGATAATATTGAATATTGTGATCAATATTTATTTGGAAACTCTGTATTTACATTGACGATGGTAAATGAtattgttgaaaatattttagtttCATCTCATCATTCTTTTCCGCTTTCCACTATATGATATTTTGATAGTTAGTGTTGAAGATAATAAATCTAGCTAATAAGTTAATTAGTATGAAGGTATTACAAGTAACACTCtaagttaattattttaattaattaattttaagggcgttaatattttttgaatttttttttttttaaaaaatttataaagatatttgtctttttgagaatttttaaacgatatttttatttgtttcaaaggATAAAAAAGGTGTAttgcaattatttatttatttatttgataattttaaaggcATTGCTCAGattaaaagtttggagagtatattctttgattttcttaCCGCCAGGCCCATTTCGACGTTTTAACTATAGACGCTACAGATAACGAATTTTGCGTTAGATCTAAGAGAGGAAAACCCCATCACACTCTCGgagtttgttttttcttcagaCAAAAGCAATTGGCACCGAACTGGAACCACCATTAATCACGAAGACGACTGCCATTAGATCGAACCGAGCCAAATCGAGGTGCGCTTTCATTTCATCGATTCAATCATCACTGTTTTCGTTGTTTCGTCAATCAATCTGGTTTCGGTGTTCCGTGAATcgaactgttttttttttcttttttttttttttcatttgctttttctGTTTTGGAGGTTTCGTTTGGTTCGGTGTGTCAGTAGAGTccgaaattagggttttggatgGTAGGAAATTGGACTCGGATTCTTTTTAAACGTTCTGTTTGGTCGTTGGGAAAATGCACGAAACTTGGGTTTTTGAATCTTAGGCTATCGTAAATATCTACTGCTGATTGAGCCGAATAAGGCAGCTCTTTGTTTTACTTGGTCGAGGTGAGTTTCTCAGTTTCTGAACACAACATGAAACTTGAGTTctagaattttcttttgttttctctgcgACCAAATGAggatattatttcattttgataaGCTTATTTCTTCACTTATTTAGTGATTATTTGTggtcttatttattttattgaatatatttatttttttggtctggGCATGGTAAAGAGATAGTGTCTCCAATGGTGATTGGGCCTTGTGGGTGGTTGTGATTCGTGTGGAGAGTCAGTGGGGAACAAGGACCGAGTGGACCAGATGGACAAGAACAAGAACCGTACCGATCTGCTCGCCGCAGGCCGCAAAAAGGTCTTTTTGGTttgctttgtttatttattctACATAGTTTGGAATTTCCAGATTTGAAACGGTTGATAGTTGTtactttctgtttggttgcgGAGTAATTgtaggaaaataaaagagataggTTTGAATCATTCTGTTCTACGATATTGAGTTCCTAATCAAATTGGACTTAACTTTCGGTTGGATAACTGTATACTGTATAAGGTCGACTGAGCTGGTTACTTAGTTTAGGGAACTTGAACAAatgaaaattagggttttaatttttattttctacaaTTTCTTTTGGTACTTCAGCAAGACAATAGAGCACTTACGCTTTTGATGATTTTATGTCTGGTGTGATTAGACGTGGGTACTTGAGtcattgtttgtttgttagGATAATAGAGCTGAAGTTACGCAAATACAAGTTTGAATAGTACGCATTTTGCTTATGCTTCTTAGAACTGGGTAAATAAACTTGCTTGGCTTGAACTTTTTGTTCACTCTCTAGGAGCTGGAATTTATGCTTGTTTCCGATTCCCTGGCGTTTTAGCAGCCAAACAGTAGTGTATATGAGTGATTAGAGATTTTTATTCTGAGTTTTAATTTTCTATGATCAGCTTCAACAATTTCGTCAGAAAAAGGACAGTAAGGGCAGTGTCACCCATGGAAAATcctcaaaaaaatttggtaaatCTGAGCAGCATGAAGCTGATGCTGATGCTGATGCATCTTCCACTACTCCTATACCAACAGCATCATCTCAGGTTACTGAAAGGAAAATTGCACCTCATGATGCTCCAGATCTGGCAGTTGTTGATTCATCAGTACCACAATCAATGGGGGTTGGTGAGCCTAATACGTCCTTGATGCATTTGAGGGAAGATCAGGTAACAGATGTAGGTTGTGCCCTCCTCTTGATACTTGTCTCTTAATATAATTTAGGAATTATCTGAGAAATAGTTTGAGCAGGCTAGGAAAGATGGCGTGTGGATCTGATTTATAGTTATATTCTCATTTGTTGCTGGGTAGGGGCAATGCAGGAAGCTGATGGTTTGGATTTGAGGCAAATTGATCGAAGCAATGGAACAAAGCTTGAAGGAGACGGGCACCTTCCTATGTCTGAGCATGGTGAAAGTTCTGAAACTCTTTCAAGGATGGCTTCAGTAGAGACTTGTGTGGAGGAGGCATCCTGTGAAGCGGAGCAAACTGGTAAGTCAGGAGAAGTGTCTGCATCTGGCGGTGCAACCTTGTCAGATGGATTTTCAGCTTCTGTTTTGGCTTTACACGGGGCAGATCGAAACAATGAAATAGATCTTGAAGGTGACAGGCCGCTTCCTTTGTCTGAGCATGGTGAAATTGCTGAAACTCTTTCAAGAATAGCTTCACTAGAGACTAGTATGGAGGAGGCATCCCATGAAATGGTGCAAATTGGTGAGTCAGGAGAGGTATCTGCATCTGATGGTGGGACCTTGTCAGCTGGATTTTCAGCTTCTGTTTTGCCTTTGAACGAGGCAGATCGAAGCAGTGAGGTAGAGCTTGAAGGATATAAGCAGCTTACTTTGTCTGAGCATGATGAAAGTGCTGAAACTCTTTCAAGGATACCTTCTGTAGAGATTAGTGCGAAGGAGGCATCTATTGAAGCAGAGCAAATGGGCGAGTCAGGAGAAGTATGTGCATCTGACAGTGTGACCTTGTCAGCTGGATTTTCAGCCTCTGTTTTGGATTTGAACAAGGCAGATCGAAGTAGTGAAATAGAGGCTGAAGGAGACAGGCAGCTTCCTTTTTCTGAGCATGGTGAAACTGCTGAAACTCTTCCAAAGATTGTTTCAGTAGAGACTAGTATGGAGGAGGCATCTCATGAATCAGTAGAAGTACCTGCATCTGGTGATGCGACCCTGTCAGATGGATTTTCAGCTTCTGTTTTTACTTTGAACGAGGAAGATGGGATTTCAGCTGTTAATCCTGCCATGACGAATCGGCAAAGAGAAGAAATAGTGCCAGGTTCATCTTATGAAGAAAACTCTGACATGCTTTTTCAGTCTGGTGACTATGGACAAGGCAGGGAAGAAAAGGCTCAGGCTGTTACTGATGGGAGGACAGCTGCAGAAGGATATGATCTACAATATTTGCCAGATGGATTGTTTACACGTGAGAGTAAAATCCTTGAAAGACCTTTTGAAACTGAAATGGCAAGTTCGGCTGGAGCACAAACTGTGTCTCCTGTTGCAGATGCGAGCGCAATCAGTCTCTCTCAGCTCAAGGAAGTGATAAGCAGACTTAATGAGGAAGAATTTAGGTTTTTGCTCAAGTCAAGAGAATCAGTTTCTAATGCAGAGTTGGGGACCTGTAGTTTGATTTTTGCAGAAAGTGGATTTATGGATTTACTGCAGAGACTCAAAGAAGAATTATTTCTCACACATTTTACAAAAGATTTCTTTCACTTGCAACTTGCTGAACAGTCTGAGCAACAAATGGAGTTAGATCATCAGTGTCATCAGTTGGTTGATGAAATATCTCTGCTGAATGCTTCACTTGATGAATTTCGTGAGAAGAATCAATTCCTTGCTGAAGAGTTTGCACAGTGCAGATCTGAACTTCAGGTTGTTACTAGTGGTAGGGTGGAGCTCGAAGACCAATTTCGTATAGCAAAGGCAGAGGTTGAGGACTTATCTTCTAGAGCATGTGGTTTGCAGAGTAGTTTGGAGAGGTCAGAAAGGGATTTGTTGAGCCTGTCAACAGAGTTGGCTGACTGCAAGAGCTTGGTGGCAGATTTACAGGTGGAAAATACGAATTTGGATGGGACCGTTGTGTCTGTgactgaagaaagaaagaaacttgtGGAGGAAAAAGAGTTTTTATTCCATGAGAATGTGAAGCTCTCAAAAGAGTTAGCTGACAGCAAGAATGTGGCAGCAGCTCTACAGTTTGAAAATTCCAACTTAATTGGAAGTCTGTCTTCAGTGACAGTGGAGAGAAAGAAGCTTGAAGAGGAAAAGGAGCATCATTCCCTTGAGAATGAGAAACTATCAATAGAATTGGCTGACTGTAAGGGTTTGGTGGCAGCTTTACAGGTAGAAAATACCAACTTAAATGGGAATATTGCTTTGGTAACTCAGCCAAAAAGCAAACTTGAAGAGGATAAGGAATATCTAAATCTTGAAAATGAGACACTTACATCCAAGCTTCTTGCTCTTCAAGAGCAGTTATCTGCACAACATGGGGAACGAAAGAAGTTTGAAGTTGACCTGAAGGAAATGACAATGCAGCTTGAACAACTCACTGAGGAAAATTTTCATCTTCATAGCAGTCTGGTCATATTCAAAGCTACAATAAGAGAGATAGCTAGCTGGCAAACCCAAATACCCTGTCAAGCTGGGGAAGCTGGTAATGAAATAAGTCTGGAAGTACGAAGTAGAGGCCATGAAAGTGGAGCAGATTATGATTCTCACCAGATTCGTAGGAAGCAAGATGGTGAAGTTTATTCTCCTGTGTTGGAGAAGCCCGTATCTGACGGCCTTGCAGTAGAACCACCACTCGAACAGGAAGTCTCTGATGATTCTTATAGCTTTTTTGCCTTAAAGAGACATGTGGAGGAGGCAGAGAAAATATTGCACAAACTTGAAAAGGCAGTTGAGGGGGTGCATTCTCATGCAGCCTCCTTTAGCAGGTCAGCTGGTAAAGGTTCCACACCTGGGGTATCGAAACTGATTCAAGCCTTTGAGTCAAAGGTGCATGTTGATGAAAATGAGGCAGAGGAGAGGGCTTTGACTGAAAATCAATCTCCAGCAGATCCATTCATGGTAACAAAAGAGCAAACTGGAATTTTGAGAGCATTGCTTAAGCAGTTAGTACTGGAAGCTGAGCATGCCACTGTACTGCTTAAGGAAGAGCGAGATCAGAGGAATATTGCTGATGTCATATTCAGGGAGCTTAGGGATGAACATGAAGCTGTAAAGGAACACAGCGACAATTTGGAAGCAGCCAATATTGAGCTTGGGGTTTTGTATGAAGCTTTAAAGCAACATGTTGGCTACATTGAAGCAAGGAATGGTGAGCTTGGGGTTCTCTATGAATCCTTAAAGCAACAAGACATTAATCTCAAAGCAGAAAACAGTGAGCTTGGTGAAAAGTTACGAGGGTACCAATTGAGAATCAGTGAATTGCAGAGTCAATTGTATGATTTACAGCAGGGTTCAAATGAGGCGACTTCTGTCATCAGCAATCAGTTAGAAAATTTACAGAAAGAAGTGGCTGAGAGGGTATTGTTACTTGAGCAAGATTGGAATTCTACTGTTGCTCAGATTCTTGAAATTGTTGGGAAGCTTGATGACTCAATTGGGGAATTTTTCCCCTCTACCATCTCAATTGGCACTCATGGTGGCTTGGATATAAGCAGCCGCGTTGCTGCTTCTGTTAATGCTGCCACCAAAGTGATTGAGGCTCTGCAGGGGGAACTCCAAGCTGCTCAGACAAACCATGAAGCAATCTGTACTTCGTACAAAGAATTGAATGAGAAATGTGATGATTTGCATGGAAAGAATGAATTGGCAAATGGTATATTGCATAAGATGCAAGGTAGACTGATGGAACTTGTCATCAGTTCATGTGGATCTGGGGAGGAAAGTGAGAGAAACATACCAATTGAGAAGGTGCTTGATCCTTTAGATGATAGTAAATACATGACCCTATTGGGACAAATGGAGAATTCTTTAGATGAGAAGCGGCAACTTGAGTCTGTTAACAATAAACTCACTGCTGAGTTGATTAATAGAGTAGAAGAATTTGAGGAACTGAAGAGAAGATGCCTTGATCCTAATACTGTTCATAAGTTAATTGAAGATGTTGGAAGTGTGCTAAAACTGGAAGAAGCTGATATTAACTTGGATAGAACACCTGCTTTGCATTTGGAGTTGTTGGTGTCTCTTCTTGTTCAGAAATTTAAAGCGGCCGATGTGGAGGTTGGCTTGTCCAAAGAAAAGTTTGCATCTAAGGTGATGGAAATGACTGAATTGCAGGATAAGATCCATCAGTTAGAAGCCTCGACCTTTGAGCATGAAAACGAAATCCTTATTCTTAAGGACAGTTTGCGCCTGTTGGAGGAAGCCCTAATTGCTGCACGTTCTGAGTTACGAGACAAAATAAGTGAACTTGAACAGACGGAGCAGCGAGTATCTTCTATTAGAGAGAAACTTAGCATAGCTGTTGCCAAGGGGAAAGGCTTGGTTGTGCAGCGAGATGGTCTCAAGCAGTCCCTGGCTGAGACTTCTAGCGAACTGGAGAGATGCTTGCAAGAGCTACAGTTGAAAGACTCTAAAATCCAAGAAGTTGAAACCAAACTTAAGACCTACTCAGAAGCAGGTGAGCGCGTGGAAGCTCTGGAATCTGAGCTTTCATACATTCGCAACTCAGCAACTGCATTAAGAGAATCATTCCTTCTTAAAGATTCTGTCCTTCAGAGAATAGAAGAGATTTTAGAGGACCTAGATTTGCCAGAGCATTTTCATTCAAGAGATATAATTGAAAAGATTGATTGGTTGGCAAGGGCAGCTGCTGGAAACTCTGTGCCGCTGCTAGAAGAGATTGGTTGGCAAGGTGAGAAGAGTTCTGCAGGAGGCGGTTCATATTCTGATGCTGCTTTTGTTGTTTCAGATGCTTGGAAAGACGATGTACAGCCAAGCTCAAGTTCAGGGGAtgatttgagaagaaagtttgAGGAGCTTCAAAATAGGTTATATGGGTTGGCTGAACAAAATGAAATGCTCGAACAATCATTAATGGAGAGGAACAACTTAGTGCAGAGGTTGGAAGAACTTCTGGACAGGATTGATATGCCTTTGCCTTTCCGGTCTGTGGAACCAGAGGATAGGATTGAGTGGTTAGGAAAAGCACTTTCGGAAGCTCAACATGATAGAAATTCGTTCCAGCAGAAgattgataattttgaaaactatTGTGGATCGTTAAGTGCTGATTTGGAAGACTCACAACATAGAGTATCTGACCTTGAGGCAGACCTCGAAGCAGTTACCCAAGAGAGAGAGCACCTGTCTGAAAGATTGGAGATTCTGACTAATGAACATGAAAAACTTTCATCTAAGACAGCTGAGTTTGAACTTGAGAAGAAAAGGCTTCAGAATGAAGTTGATGGTTTGAAGGAGAAGTTGATTGAGAAGCTTGGTAATGAGGAGCAAATTGCCAGCATAGAAGGCAAAATAAGAAGATTGCAGGATTTGGTTAGTGATGCTTTGCAAGAATCTGGACCAAAAGATCTGGTTTCTGGTAGTGATATCCATTGCCTGGAGGAATTATTGAGGAAGCTTATAGAGAATTATGGAATTCTTTCTTCAATGAATCCTGTGCTTGGGGATGTGGCTGACAGACAGCATGCTGAAAATGCCGATGCTACACTTGCTGAAGCAAGAAGCATAGATACACTTGATTCCAGGGAACCAAATATAGCTGTTCTGAAGAAAGAACTAGAGGAGGCCATGTGTGAGTTGGTGCATGAGAGGGAGGAGAAGGATAGATATATGGACAAGCAGCAATCTTTGGTTTGTGAAGTTGAAGCTCTCAGTAGAAAAAGAGATGAGTTGCAAGAGTTACTCAGTCAGGAAGAGCAGAAGTCAGCTTCTGTGAGAGAGAAGTTTAGTGTTGCAGTTAGGAAAGGAAAGTCACTGTTGCAACAGCGGGACGGTCTGAAGCAAACCATCGAAGAAAAGAATACTGAAGTGGAACATTTGAAATCTGAGATTACCCACCGGGAAAATGCTCTTGCAGAGTATGAACAGAAGTTCAGGGATTTATCCACTTTTCCAGGAAGGGTGGAAGTCCTAGAATCTGAATGTTTAGTATTGAGGAATCAATTAACAGAAGCGGAGCACTATTTGCATGAGAAAGGACATGTTTTGAGCATGCTTTTAAATACTTTAAATGGCATTGATGTTGGCGATGATGTCAGCAGTGGTGACTCAGTTGAGAGGTTGGAACTACTTGGGAAACTATTCAGTGATTTGCGGTCAGCTGTGGCTTGTTCAGACCAGGAGTTGAGGAAATCTAAAAGAGCAGCAGAGCTGCTCCTTGCAGAGCTGAATGAGGTTCAAGAGAGAAATGATGTTCTCCAAGAAGAGCTAGCAAAAGCTGCCAATGAAGTTGCAGAGCTTACCAAGGAAAGAGATTTGGCAGAGGCTGCCAAGCTTGAAGCTATTTCACGGCTTGAAAAGTTATCTACTGTTCGTTctgaggaaagaaagaaccaattATCTGAATTTATGGGAATAAAATCTGGTCTGAATCAACTCAGAAAGGGCTTTCGTGATGCTAATTATTTACTAGCTGATGTTTTTTCCAAGGACTTGGAATATTTGCACAATCTGGAGGTTGGTATTGAGTCATGTCTGAAAGCAAACAATGGTGAGCAGGTTGCTGTGCCACTTTTCAGAGGATCTGATGCCATTATATCCAGCTCTTTAGATAACAAGGTATTATTCATGCttatctatttgtttttgtgtattTTGCACACATTTAACTACTGGTGATCTTGTCTCGTCTATGTAGAAATCCTGTCTTTGGTTTGTCTTACACAGATTCTAAACTAAAACATGTTTGCAGGGAATATTTTGTTTCATGTTCGTTCTTGAAAATTTTTGCTAAAACTACAATTCTTTGGGATTTTTGTGGCCTTTTTAGATGCATTTGCAGTATAGCCGCCAAGTGCTTGCATACATTAATGTGTGCATGACTGATTGACATTTAACAGTTGTGGGTGATTGTAAGTCCTTTCTGCAAGTTTTCTGGCTGAGGTTTTTGCATTGGGATTTGGgaataaaaaaagtttatgatCACTATCGTACTGTCACTTTATATTGTATAAAGCATTGTACTGactctttaaattaaaattgcTATGAGACCTCAATAATCAATATATGTTCAGATTACCATAGTTAAATTAGTATAAAAGGTGAGTATTGTGTGCTCACTGCTTTTGATGTATATTATAGTCATGAGTGTGTCACCTCAAGATATGTTTTTTGTCCTGGACAAGCTTATTCTGGAAACATAAACTTTCTGGTTGATACATCCCTATACAGCTTAAGTCGCTAGTGGCCTTGTCCCATTGTTGGCCATTGAAGAATTTTGGAgcaagtttaatgttttcttgcGCAAATAATTGAGTAGTGTGTAGTAGTCACTACATATTAGATAAAGTTAACTTTTGTTTATTCTGAAATTTTTCTGGTATGATATAGAAGTGATATTTGTAATTGCTGTTCTATATTGTTTTATctattaaaatttgagaaaatcaGTGTTACCATGTGGTGAATCAGGCGCAACTCTGCCTAGGGGTGGACCCTCACACTATGAAAaacattatttaattactaAGTTGCCCTTATTTCTGTAGTCttatctggaaaaaaaaaatgttttgcatTTGATGATCAatgttgttttggttttaaaaaagaaaaaagttgagaagCTCAGCCAAATTACCTTTCCCTTAAAAGTAATGGGAAGTATAACTTTAAATAATAAGTATCCCTTgttctacttatcaaaaaaaaaaaaaaaaaggtatccCTTGTTCCTATACTCTTATAATCTTATCACCACTTGAAATCTGCTTAAAAGGGGTAAAAGAAAGTCCTTTCTTTTCCCATCAAATTGTTTGTTGCTGAATTgtagaatatttttattgatgattgtTTCTTGCAAAATCTGGAATCTCCTTGCTTTTCATTGAGAGGAAGTGCTCTTTCAAATTTGAacaaagatttatttaatttgtgcCACTTCCTATATGTCAATATGGgattttgttgttcttttgtaCCAAAAGAAACCACATCTTACTTGTCACATTGATTatctgtttgtattttttttttctttgaatatattaaaatactCCTAGTAAGTCCAGATATTTGAAGATTTCTTATGTGGAATTGATTTCTTCATACTCCTTTAACTAAAGAAAGAGAATATCTTAGACTTATATCTTAATAGCATTAGATGTTTCACTTACAAGCTCAGTACTTATTAAACATATACTGATATATTCTTGTTAAGTCTTTGCTTCAAGTCATTTTAGATGATTTTGCATTGACTTTCAGTTTTGCTGTACATCTTTCTATAAAACTGGATAAAATAGGTGGACACAAGCGACatttctaataattttatttttgttaagaaTTTTATTGAATATAATAGTACGAATCATTCTCCATGGTAGCttgtttccttttgtatttaattGGTCATTGAAtgtattattcattttttctatcCACTCTGAATTATCTTGTTCAGGAAATGGATTCTTGGTCAGACTCCGAAAGACATGGGCATTTTGACGAAAATGTTGTATTTGAATTGTGTCATTTTGTTGCACATCATCTACATGAATTCCTGACAGAAATTGGCgatcttaaagaaaaattatccaAGCACTCAGTGTCGTTACATGAACAAGATAGCAGTCTATCTAAATTAGTGGCGATTGTTCATGGAGAGATGACTTC encodes the following:
- the LOC132189136 gene encoding trans-Golgi network-localized SYP41-interacting protein 1 isoform X2, yielding MDKNKNRTDLLAAGRKKLQQFRQKKDSKGSVTHGKSSKKFGKSEQHEADADADASSTTPIPTASSQVTERKIAPHDAPDLAVVDSSVPQSMGVGEPNTSLMHLREDQVTDEADGLDLRQIDRSNGTKLEGDGHLPMSEHGESSETLSRMASVETCVEEASCEAEQTGKSGEVSASGGATLSDGFSASVLALHGADRNNEIDLEGDRPLPLSEHGEIAETLSRIASLETSMEEASHEMVQIGESGEVSASDGGTLSAGFSASVLPLNEADRSSEVELEGYKQLTLSEHDESAETLSRIPSVEISAKEASIEAEQMGESGEVCASDSVTLSAGFSASVLDLNKADRSSEIEAEGDRQLPFSEHGETAETLPKIVSVETSMEEASHESVEVPASGDATLSDGFSASVFTLNEEDGISAVNPAMTNRQREEIVPGSSYEENSDMLFQSGDYGQGREEKAQAVTDGRTAAEGYDLQYLPDGLFTRESKILERPFETEMASSAGAQTVSPVADASAISLSQLKEVISRLNEEEFRFLLKSRESVSNAELGTCSLIFAESGFMDLLQRLKEELFLTHFTKDFFHLQLAEQSEQQMELDHQCHQLVDEISLLNASLDEFREKNQFLAEEFAQCRSELQVVTSGRVELEDQFRIAKAEVEDLSSRACGLQSSLERSERDLLSLSTELADCKSLVADLQVENTNLDGTVVSVTEERKKLVEEKEFLFHENVKLSKELADSKNVAAALQFENSNLIGSLSSVTVERKKLEEEKEHHSLENEKLSIELADCKGLVAALQVENTNLNGNIALVTQPKSKLEEDKEYLNLENETLTSKLLALQEQLSAQHGERKKFEVDLKEMTMQLEQLTEENFHLHSSLVIFKATIREIASWQTQIPCQAGEAGNEISLEVRSRGHESGADYDSHQIRRKQDGEVYSPVLEKPVSDGLAVEPPLEQEVSDDSYSFFALKRHVEEAEKILHKLEKAVEGVHSHAASFSRSAGKGSTPGVSKLIQAFESKVHVDENEAEERALTENQSPADPFMVTKEQTGILRALLKQLVLEAEHATVLLKEERDQRNIADVIFRELRDEHEAVKEHSDNLEAANIELGVLYEALKQHVGYIEARNGELGVLYESLKQQDINLKAENSELGEKLRGYQLRISELQSQLYDLQQGSNEATSVISNQLENLQKEVAERVLLLEQDWNSTVAQILEIVGKLDDSIGEFFPSTISIGTHGGLDISSRVAASVNAATKVIEALQGELQAAQTNHEAICTSYKELNEKCDDLHGKNELANGILHKMQGRLMELVISSCGSGEESERNIPIEKVLDPLDDSKYMTLLGQMENSLDEKRQLESVNNKLTAELINRVEEFEELKRRCLDPNTVHKLIEDVGSVLKLEEADINLDRTPALHLELLVSLLVQKFKAADVEVGLSKEKFASKVMEMTELQDKIHQLEASTFEHENEILILKDSLRLLEEALIAARSELRDKISELEQTEQRVSSIREKLSIAVAKGKGLVVQRDGLKQSLAETSSELERCLQELQLKDSKIQEVETKLKTYSEAGERVEALESELSYIRNSATALRESFLLKDSVLQRIEEILEDLDLPEHFHSRDIIEKIDWLARAAAGNSVPLLEEIGWQGEKSSAGGGSYSDAAFVVSDAWKDDVQPSSSSGDDLRRKFEELQNRLYGLAEQNEMLEQSLMERNNLVQRLEELLDRIDMPLPFRSVEPEDRIEWLGKALSEAQHDRNSFQQKIDNFENYCGSLSADLEDSQHRVSDLEADLEAVTQEREHLSERLEILTNEHEKLSSKTAEFELEKKRLQNEVDGLKEKLIEKLGNEEQIASIEGKIRRLQDLVSDALQESGPKDLVSGSDIHCLEELLRKLIENYGILSSMNPVLGDVADRQHAENADATLAEARSIDTLDSREPNIAVLKKELEEAMCELVHEREEKDRYMDKQQSLVCEVEALSRKRDELQELLSQEEQKSASVREKFSVAVRKGKSLLQQRDGLKQTIEEKNTEVEHLKSEITHRENALAEYEQKFRDLSTFPGRVEVLESECLVLRNQLTEAEHYLHEKGHVLSMLLNTLNGIDVGDDVSSGDSVERLELLGKLFSDLRSAVACSDQELRKSKRAAELLLAELNEVQERNDVLQEELAKAANEVAELTKERDLAEAAKLEAISRLEKLSTVRSEERKNQLSEFMGIKSGLNQLRKGFRDANYLLADVFSKDLEYLHNLEVGIESCLKANNGEQVAVPLFRGSDAIISSSLDNKEMDSWSDSERHGHFDENVVFELCHFVAHHLHEFLTEIGDLKEKLSKHSVSLHEQDSSLSKLVAIVHGEMTSQKESFEAMKRDIVRIESIEKEKDMELILLRRNIAVLYEACASSVMEIENRRVDLVGNIMAAADLGLNLKSTTFTEGELSFSGQAHFSSEESIRTMADRLVLAVRDFASLKAETVVGNQKEMKMTIANLQKELHEKDIQKERICMELVTQIKEAEAAATSYSLDLQSSKTQVHDLEKQVEVIEGERNLLEQRVKELEDTQAASTELQDRVRSLTGVLAAKDQEIEALMQALDEEEVQMEDLTNKIEDLEKVVQQKNLDLKNLEGSRGKALKKLSVTVTKFDELHHLSESLLAEVEKLQAQVLDRDAEISFLRQEVTRCTNDVLVASQMSSKKTLDEIHEFLTWFDSMIAQVGVHDVHLDDKNSSDVHEHKEILQKKVMSIISELEDLLAVAQSKDALLQVERSKVEELTCKEEFLEKSLREKESRLNLLEGVGDSERATSMTSEILEVEPMINKWTVPATSIAPQVRSLRKGNNDQVAIAIDMDPGSSGRLEDEDDDKVHGFKSLATSRIVPRFTRRVTDMIDGLWVSCDRALMRQPALRLGIIIYWAILHALLATVVV